A stretch of the Serratia marcescens genome encodes the following:
- a CDS encoding methyl-accepting chemotaxis protein: protein MFNRIRISTSLFLLLMTFCVLQLASSGLSYSAFRSDNHNLDIITLGSQQRDSLSLSWVSLLQARNTLNRAGTRAALKLPQEQVNELMSSARSSLQKADLYFNQFMAVERSSEQQRQQTATTKASYERLRGALRELIDFLEKGELQAFMDQPTQKTQDLFEADFVQYLQLVNGDISEARDANQFSFTLAGLMLAGAVLMLIVVTGSAMWWLRTMLVQPLNQIRSHFERIAAGDLATPIQVYGRNEISMLFASLQRTQQSLIGTVGAVRDGAESILIGLQEISEGNNDLSSRTEQQAASLEETAASMEQLTATVKQNADNARQASQLARDASATAAKGGELAGDVVTTMHDIANSSQKIGAITSVIDGIAFQTNILALNAAVEAARAGEQGRGFAVVAGEVRNLASRSAQAAKEIKGLIDESVSRVKHGSVLVENSGATMQDIVRSVTRVTDIMGEIASASDEQSRGIEQVTQAVTQMDQVTQQNAALVEESASAATALEEQAITLADAVAVFRLADDNFVAPGNSSNAVSPVVKEAQDC from the coding sequence GTGTTTAACCGAATCCGTATCTCTACCAGCTTGTTCCTGTTGTTGATGACCTTCTGCGTTCTGCAGTTGGCTAGCAGCGGCCTGTCGTATTCCGCGTTTCGTTCCGATAACCATAACCTCGACATCATCACCCTTGGCAGCCAGCAGCGCGATTCGCTCAGCCTGAGCTGGGTGTCGCTGTTGCAGGCGCGCAATACGCTGAACCGCGCCGGCACCCGTGCGGCGCTGAAACTGCCACAGGAGCAGGTGAACGAATTGATGAGTAGCGCCCGCAGTTCGCTGCAGAAGGCCGATCTCTATTTCAATCAGTTCATGGCGGTTGAGCGCAGCAGTGAGCAACAGCGTCAGCAGACGGCAACCACCAAGGCCAGCTACGAGCGGCTGCGCGGCGCGCTGCGTGAGCTGATCGACTTCCTGGAGAAAGGGGAGCTGCAGGCGTTTATGGACCAGCCGACGCAGAAAACCCAGGACCTGTTCGAAGCCGACTTCGTGCAGTACCTGCAGTTGGTCAACGGCGACATCAGCGAAGCCAGAGACGCCAACCAGTTCTCCTTCACGCTGGCGGGCCTGATGCTGGCGGGGGCGGTCTTGATGCTGATCGTGGTAACCGGCAGCGCCATGTGGTGGTTACGCACCATGCTGGTACAGCCGCTGAACCAAATTCGCAGCCACTTTGAACGCATCGCCGCCGGCGATTTGGCGACGCCGATTCAGGTGTATGGCCGCAATGAAATCAGCATGCTGTTCGCCAGCCTGCAACGCACGCAGCAGTCGCTGATCGGCACCGTCGGCGCCGTGCGCGACGGCGCGGAGTCGATTCTGATCGGCCTGCAGGAGATCTCCGAAGGCAATAACGATCTCTCTTCCCGCACCGAGCAGCAGGCCGCTTCGCTGGAAGAAACCGCCGCCAGCATGGAACAGCTGACCGCCACGGTGAAACAGAACGCCGACAATGCGCGGCAGGCTTCTCAGCTGGCGCGTGACGCCTCGGCCACCGCGGCCAAGGGCGGCGAACTGGCCGGCGACGTGGTGACCACCATGCACGACATCGCCAACAGTTCGCAGAAAATCGGCGCTATCACCAGCGTGATTGACGGCATCGCCTTCCAGACCAACATTCTGGCGCTCAATGCGGCGGTGGAAGCGGCGCGCGCCGGCGAACAGGGGCGCGGTTTCGCCGTGGTTGCCGGCGAAGTGCGCAACCTGGCGAGCCGCAGCGCGCAGGCGGCGAAAGAGATCAAGGGGCTGATCGATGAATCGGTCAGCCGCGTCAAACACGGCTCGGTGCTGGTGGAAAACTCCGGCGCCACCATGCAGGACATCGTGCGTTCGGTGACCCGCGTGACCGACATCATGGGCGAGATCGCGTCGGCTTCGGATGAACAGAGCCGCGGCATCGAGCAGGTGACGCAGGCGGTGACCCAGATGGATCAGGTCACCCAGCAGAACGCCGCGCTGGTGGAAGAGTCCGCTTCTGCCGCCACCGCGCTGGAAGAGCAGGCTATTACCCTGGCCGACGCGGTCGCGGTATTCCGTCTGGCGGACGATAACTTCGTCGCGCCAG
- the tsr gene encoding methyl-accepting chemotaxis protein — protein MLNRMKVVTSLLLVLVLFGALQLISGGLFFSSLKNDKENFAVLQTIRQQQSELNESWVNLLQTRNTLNRAGIRYMMDTNKIGSGASVTDLLTSAKSMLTVAEQHYAAYEKIPLDPRQDAQSAEKLKQQYDILHGALTELIQLLGEGKINAFFDQPTQSYQDGFEQIYNTYLAQNDKLYQGAVEDSNKSFSSAIWTLVIVLLVVLAVIVLVWTGIHHILVRPLNRMIDHIKQIAAGDLTQQIVVTSRNEMGVLAASLKHMQSELIETVSGVRQGADAIYSGASEIAAGNNDLSSRTEQQAASLEETAASMEQLTATVKQNAENARQASQLALSASETAQKGGKVVANVVQTMHDIAGSSQKIADITGVIDGIAFQTNILALNAAVEAARAGEQGRGFAVVAGEVRNLAQRSAQAAKEIKGLIEDSVSRVDMGSVLVESAGETMGDIVNAVTRVTDIMGEIASASDEQSRGIDQVGQAVAEMDRVTQQNASLVEESASAAAALEEQASMLTQSVAVFRLRPEGQEEFKAPVTSKATVTPVINHKKMNASDLQDNWETF, from the coding sequence ATGTTAAATCGTATGAAGGTGGTCACCAGCCTGTTGCTGGTGTTGGTGTTGTTTGGCGCCTTGCAGTTGATTTCGGGCGGACTCTTTTTCTCCTCGCTCAAGAATGATAAAGAGAACTTTGCCGTACTGCAGACGATTCGTCAGCAGCAGTCTGAACTGAACGAAAGCTGGGTCAACCTGCTGCAGACTCGTAATACCCTGAACCGAGCGGGTATTCGTTACATGATGGATACCAACAAAATCGGCAGCGGTGCCAGCGTCACCGATCTGTTGACTTCGGCGAAGAGCATGCTGACGGTTGCGGAACAGCATTACGCCGCCTATGAAAAAATTCCTCTCGATCCGCGTCAGGACGCGCAGTCCGCGGAAAAGCTCAAGCAACAGTATGACATCTTGCACGGTGCTTTGACTGAACTGATTCAGCTGTTGGGCGAAGGCAAAATCAATGCTTTCTTCGATCAACCGACACAAAGCTATCAGGACGGCTTCGAGCAGATCTACAACACCTACCTGGCACAAAACGACAAGCTGTACCAAGGCGCGGTAGAAGACAGCAACAAGTCGTTCTCCTCGGCCATTTGGACGCTGGTGATCGTGTTGCTGGTCGTGTTGGCCGTGATCGTGCTCGTTTGGACCGGCATCCATCATATCCTGGTGCGTCCGCTGAACCGCATGATTGACCACATCAAACAGATCGCCGCCGGCGACCTGACTCAGCAGATCGTCGTCACCAGCCGCAACGAAATGGGCGTGCTGGCGGCCAGCCTGAAACACATGCAAAGCGAACTGATCGAAACCGTCAGCGGCGTGCGTCAGGGCGCGGACGCCATCTACAGCGGCGCGTCGGAAATCGCCGCGGGCAACAACGATCTCTCCTCCCGCACCGAGCAGCAGGCCGCTTCGCTGGAAGAGACCGCCGCCAGCATGGAGCAACTGACCGCCACGGTAAAACAGAACGCCGAAAACGCCCGTCAGGCTTCACAGCTGGCGCTGAGCGCCTCCGAAACCGCGCAGAAAGGCGGCAAAGTCGTGGCCAACGTGGTGCAGACCATGCACGACATCGCCGGCAGCTCGCAGAAAATCGCCGATATCACCGGCGTGATCGACGGCATCGCCTTCCAGACCAACATCCTGGCGTTGAACGCCGCGGTGGAAGCGGCGCGTGCCGGCGAGCAGGGCCGCGGCTTCGCGGTGGTGGCCGGTGAAGTGCGCAACCTGGCGCAGCGCAGCGCACAGGCGGCCAAAGAGATCAAAGGCTTGATCGAAGACTCGGTCAGCCGCGTCGATATGGGTTCCGTATTGGTCGAGAGCGCCGGCGAAACCATGGGCGACATCGTCAATGCCGTTACCCGCGTGACCGACATCATGGGCGAAATCGCCTCGGCTTCTGACGAACAGAGCCGCGGTATCGATCAGGTTGGCCAGGCGGTAGCGGAAATGGACCGCGTGACCCAGCAGAACGCCTCGTTGGTGGAAGAATCCGCCTCGGCGGCGGCGGCGCTGGAAGAACAGGCCAGCATGCTGACCCAGTCGGTGGCGGTATTCCGCCTGAGGCCGGAAGGCCAGGAAGAGTTTAAAGCGCCTGTCACCAGCAAGGCGACGGTAACACCGGTAATCAATCATAAGAAAATGAACGCCAGCGATCTGCAGGATAACTGGGAAACGTTCTGA